One segment of Acidianus sp. HS-5 DNA contains the following:
- a CDS encoding 50S ribosomal protein L21e: MVSHSKGNRTRSRNLLRKSPRERGAIPSLSLLMYDYKPGDKVIIKINSAIHNGMPHRRFHGRVAEVVGKRGRAYELKLHIGNKEKLIIVRPEHLRLFKQ, encoded by the coding sequence ATGGTATCACATTCAAAAGGCAATAGGACTAGGTCAAGGAATCTTTTAAGGAAATCTCCCAGAGAGAGAGGAGCTATTCCGTCTTTAAGTTTGTTAATGTACGACTATAAGCCAGGAGATAAAGTTATCATTAAGATAAATTCTGCAATCCATAACGGAATGCCTCATAGAAGATTTCATGGTAGAGTTGCGGAAGTCGTAGGTAAAAGAGGTAGAGCTTACGAGTTAAAACTTCATATTGGCAATAAGGAAAAACTAATAATTGTAAGGCCAGAGCATCTTAGGTTATTTAAGCAGTGA
- a CDS encoding DNA-directed RNA polymerase subunit F, which produces MSSVIVEDEHYIPYSVARKYVYELIKNGNNSSILQRTYEYLNAINKCGEEDAIKLMGELSQFVEKEEIRAVIASICPSTIDEVRSILALDSKNYSQEILEKIVELVKKYLQKG; this is translated from the coding sequence TTGTCTTCAGTTATTGTAGAGGATGAACATTATATTCCTTATTCCGTAGCTAGGAAATATGTATACGAGCTAATTAAAAATGGTAACAATTCAAGTATTCTTCAAAGAACATATGAGTATCTTAATGCCATAAATAAATGCGGGGAAGAAGACGCCATAAAACTTATGGGCGAGTTATCTCAGTTTGTAGAAAAAGAGGAAATCCGAGCTGTTATAGCAAGTATATGCCCAAGTACAATAGACGAGGTTAGAAGCATTTTAGCTTTAGATAGTAAAAATTACAGCCAGGAAATTCTAGAAAAAATTGTAGAGCTTGTTAAGAAGTATCTTCAAAAAGGTTGA
- a CDS encoding DUF655 domain-containing protein, whose product MMAENRRPYERKNERRVERREKFAYVLDYLREGNPLDKHKIHKNRPFAQLLGADYFMLMEASTSRELQLEEEIDLEDPSFGVKVDFIISYDDLTSVAKDTLIRVIKKIIGEKEKLFVEFFNKSEPLTLKLHALELLPGIGKKTLREILEERKKKPFESFKDIEDRTGIKNIVDIITERIIIEIERKDKYYLFAYPIDHRKPQAGQQEIIYVGYLEKLK is encoded by the coding sequence ATGATGGCAGAGAATAGGAGACCGTATGAAAGGAAAAATGAAAGGAGAGTTGAAAGGAGAGAGAAGTTTGCGTATGTTCTAGATTATTTGAGGGAAGGTAATCCCTTAGATAAGCATAAAATTCACAAGAATAGACCTTTTGCTCAGTTACTTGGGGCAGATTATTTCATGTTGATGGAAGCCTCTACAAGTAGGGAATTACAACTTGAAGAGGAGATTGATTTAGAAGATCCCTCTTTTGGTGTTAAGGTAGATTTCATAATTTCTTATGATGATTTAACTTCAGTGGCTAAGGATACTTTAATTAGAGTTATTAAAAAAATAATTGGTGAGAAAGAAAAATTGTTTGTAGAATTCTTTAATAAATCGGAGCCATTAACTCTTAAGCTCCACGCTTTAGAGCTCTTACCGGGTATTGGTAAAAAGACTTTAAGGGAAATTTTAGAAGAAAGGAAAAAGAAGCCTTTCGAATCGTTTAAAGATATAGAAGATAGGACTGGTATAAAAAACATAGTCGACATAATAACTGAGAGAATAATTATTGAAATAGAGAGGAAGGATAAGTATTATTTATTTGCTTATCCTATAGATCATAGAAAACCTCAAGCTGGACAACAAGAAATTATTTATGTAGGATATTTGGAGAAGTTAAAATGA
- a CDS encoding 16S ribosomal RNA methyltransferase A, producing the protein MRLSQNFLINTFFISKFSSYIEKNIKPIIEVGCGKGSISKFINPDLCVEIDENLIKYIKDYNLIISDARFLPIRRGQIVSSLPYSITEDFFLEVSKLDEIQYLALILQKDFIDKILNYATYISFILNYIFDIWAHETVPPSAFDPRPKVYSIIVTFKRKRKYNARIDEYLKCVSRFRNKRLKNVGEYCGFISRSEKRVREFKPCQVIELLNLMGLNYA; encoded by the coding sequence ATGAGACTTTCACAAAATTTTTTAATTAATACCTTTTTTATTTCCAAATTTTCATCTTATATTGAGAAAAATATAAAGCCAATAATTGAAGTTGGTTGCGGAAAAGGTAGTATTTCTAAATTCATTAATCCTGATTTATGCGTAGAGATCGATGAGAATCTTATTAAATATATTAAGGATTATAACCTTATTATATCAGATGCTAGATTCTTACCTATAAGAAGAGGTCAAATAGTCTCTTCATTACCTTACTCTATTACTGAAGATTTTTTCCTAGAAGTAAGTAAATTGGACGAAATACAGTATTTAGCATTAATTTTACAAAAGGATTTTATAGATAAAATTTTAAATTATGCTACTTATATATCCTTTATACTAAATTATATTTTTGATATTTGGGCGCACGAGACTGTTCCACCTTCAGCTTTTGACCCTAGACCTAAAGTTTACTCCATTATAGTGACATTTAAGAGGAAAAGAAAATATAATGCAAGAATAGACGAGTATTTGAAATGTGTTAGTAGATTTAGAAATAAGAGGTTAAAAAATGTAGGAGAATATTGTGGATTTATTTCTAGGAGTGAAAAAAGAGTGAGGGAGTTTAAACCTTGTCAAGTTATAGAATTATTGAATTTAATGGGATTAAACTATGCTTAA
- a CDS encoding HemK2/MTQ2 family protein methyltransferase, whose translation MSSYRIIEFNGIKLCLNEEVYEPAEDTELLLSILKIKKGENIIEVGSGTGILSIISAKMGGKVYSVDINPFATLSTLCSSKLNSVDINVINCDMLTCFRNKIFDVGIFNPPYLPFEEYDDWVKYSWSGGKSGSDVLIRFLNTITARRLYILYSSLSDEDKIMEVLGKRKMKINRKMEKTFGFERLIALELDAKVSIS comes from the coding sequence TTGTCAAGTTATAGAATTATTGAATTTAATGGGATTAAACTATGCTTAAACGAGGAAGTTTACGAACCTGCAGAAGATACGGAATTGTTACTTTCTATTCTTAAAATTAAAAAAGGAGAGAACATCATAGAAGTAGGATCTGGAACTGGTATTCTTAGTATTATTTCAGCTAAGATGGGAGGAAAAGTATATTCCGTAGATATTAATCCTTTTGCAACTTTATCAACTTTGTGTAGTTCTAAACTTAACAGCGTAGACATAAACGTTATTAATTGTGATATGCTAACATGTTTTAGAAATAAAATATTCGACGTAGGTATATTCAATCCCCCTTATTTGCCCTTTGAGGAATATGATGATTGGGTAAAATATAGTTGGTCTGGGGGCAAATCTGGGTCAGATGTTTTAATCAGATTTCTTAACACTATCACAGCTAGAAGGTTGTATATATTATATTCTTCTTTATCAGACGAAGATAAAATTATGGAAGTTTTAGGAAAAAGGAAGATGAAAATTAATAGGAAAATGGAAAAAACTTTTGGTTTTGAAAGGCTTATAGCATTAGAGCTTGATGCTAAGGTTAGTATTAGTTGA
- the trmJ gene encoding tRNA (cytidine-2'-O-)-methyltransferase TrmJ, with protein MLRLVLVEPEGEYNVGFIARLCKNFEVNELFIVRPKCNINSAIKFSARGEDILRSAKIVDTYEEALQGTGIKIATSSIANNKGDILRKAIFPWELSSIMKSERVALIFGRESVGLTREEISKADFLLFIPANPAYPTLNLSHAVGIVLYEIWKAKHEIKPKMTKESIDLLDKYSKILYGLIRKSDEDYALYIALKRALIKGINDEEEARTVIKFLRKLYTKFLHEDKE; from the coding sequence ATGCTAAGGTTAGTATTAGTTGAGCCTGAAGGAGAGTATAATGTAGGTTTCATAGCTAGGTTGTGTAAAAATTTTGAAGTCAATGAACTATTTATTGTAAGGCCAAAATGTAATATTAACTCGGCTATAAAATTTTCCGCTAGAGGAGAAGATATTTTACGTAGTGCTAAGATTGTAGACACATACGAGGAGGCATTACAAGGTACAGGCATAAAAATTGCTACTTCTAGTATTGCTAATAATAAAGGGGATATTTTGCGAAAAGCTATATTTCCCTGGGAATTATCAAGTATAATGAAATCCGAAAGAGTAGCACTAATTTTTGGTAGAGAAAGTGTAGGACTGACAAGGGAAGAGATTAGCAAAGCTGATTTTCTTCTTTTTATACCTGCTAACCCTGCATATCCTACTCTTAATCTATCTCATGCAGTAGGCATTGTGTTATATGAAATTTGGAAAGCGAAGCATGAAATTAAGCCTAAAATGACTAAAGAATCTATAGATCTTCTAGATAAATACTCCAAAATTCTCTACGGATTGATTAGAAAAAGTGACGAAGATTACGCATTATATATCGCGTTAAAAAGAGCCTTAATTAAGGGAATAAATGATGAGGAAGAAGCCAGAACTGTAATAAAATTTCTTAGGAAGCTTTATACAAAATTTTTGCATGAGGATAAAGAATGA
- a CDS encoding 30S ribosomal protein S3ae, which translates to MSSKSTSAIRDKWKLKKWYTILAPKVFGEVVLGSTPAFDVSYTIGRKVETTLYDLTGDFSMVYVHLYFKVLSHDGDKLITSFYGHELSRDYVRSLVRRKSSKVNEIADVITKDGYSLRVKGLALTTYRVHREQRTAIRKIIEDLIKKDAEERTFDEFIQDMVFGKLANDIFNEAKKIAPLRKVEIEKSKLLKVPSQEVTIASNNPSSG; encoded by the coding sequence ATGTCGTCGAAATCCACAAGTGCAATTAGAGATAAATGGAAGTTAAAAAAATGGTATACTATATTAGCTCCTAAAGTATTTGGAGAGGTAGTATTAGGGTCAACGCCGGCTTTTGATGTTTCTTATACTATAGGTAGAAAAGTAGAAACTACGCTTTATGACTTAACAGGAGACTTTAGCATGGTTTATGTTCATCTGTATTTTAAGGTATTATCGCATGACGGTGATAAGTTAATAACTAGCTTTTATGGGCATGAATTATCCAGAGATTATGTAAGATCTTTAGTTAGGAGGAAGAGCTCTAAGGTTAATGAGATTGCAGACGTAATAACTAAGGACGGTTATTCATTACGTGTGAAAGGTCTTGCATTAACTACATATAGAGTACATAGAGAACAGAGGACTGCAATAAGAAAGATTATTGAAGATTTAATAAAGAAGGATGCAGAAGAGCGTACATTTGATGAATTTATTCAAGACATGGTATTTGGAAAGTTAGCTAATGATATATTCAACGAAGCTAAGAAGATAGCTCCTTTAAGGAAAGTTGAAATAGAGAAATCAAAGCTACTTAAGGTTCCTTCTCAGGAGGTCACAATTGCAAGTAATAATCCTAGCAGCGGGTAA
- the spn gene encoding bifunctional sugar-1-phosphate nucleotidylyltransferase/acetyltransferase, with product MQVIILAAGKGERLEPITHTRPKPFIPLLGSTLIENTITFIKKKADSEILVVVPSEYPKEYEEFYSRLKGVKLVKQKNDYGTASALLSVRSEIKDDEILLIYGDILVNTEAIGRIYSAKCNAILGVKVNNPQEFGVLNISETGYLKNIIEKPQNPPSNLINGGIYKLNIKIFDYLDKIPKSVRGEYELPDAINLFSHENRVEIVKYDGLWMDVGKPWEIIDANKVVLDLEQPRINGEVEEGVIIKGKAIIEEGAKVLHGTYIEGPVFIGKNSIVGPNSYLRPYTVLCGDNRVGASVEIKESVIMEKTKVPHLSYVGDSVISEDVNFGAGTLVANLRFDESEVKVYVKGERVSSGRRKLGTFVGAHVRTGINVSILPGVKIGAYARIYPSAVVNRDVKKGEFFKG from the coding sequence TTGCAAGTAATAATCCTAGCAGCGGGTAAAGGAGAAAGATTAGAACCTATTACTCATACGAGACCCAAGCCTTTTATTCCACTTTTAGGCTCTACGTTAATTGAAAATACAATTACTTTTATTAAAAAAAAGGCGGATAGTGAAATTTTAGTAGTTGTTCCATCAGAATATCCTAAAGAATATGAAGAGTTTTATTCTCGACTTAAAGGTGTTAAATTAGTTAAGCAAAAAAATGATTATGGTACAGCATCTGCACTATTAAGCGTAAGAAGCGAGATTAAAGATGATGAAATTCTTTTAATATACGGAGATATTCTTGTTAATACCGAAGCAATAGGAAGAATTTATTCAGCAAAGTGTAATGCCATTCTAGGAGTAAAAGTAAATAATCCACAAGAATTCGGTGTGTTAAATATTTCCGAGACTGGGTATTTAAAAAACATAATAGAGAAGCCTCAAAATCCCCCGTCTAATCTAATAAATGGAGGAATTTATAAATTAAATATTAAGATATTTGATTATTTAGATAAAATTCCTAAGTCTGTTAGAGGAGAGTATGAGCTACCAGATGCCATAAATTTATTTTCTCATGAAAATAGGGTGGAAATAGTAAAATATGATGGGTTATGGATGGATGTAGGTAAACCTTGGGAGATAATTGATGCTAACAAGGTTGTATTGGACTTAGAACAACCAAGAATTAATGGTGAAGTAGAGGAAGGAGTAATAATTAAAGGTAAAGCCATAATTGAAGAAGGTGCAAAAGTTCTTCATGGGACCTATATTGAAGGCCCTGTTTTTATAGGTAAAAATTCGATAGTAGGGCCTAACAGTTACTTAAGGCCTTATACGGTATTATGTGGAGATAATAGGGTAGGAGCATCAGTGGAAATAAAGGAGTCAGTAATAATGGAAAAAACTAAAGTTCCGCATTTAAGCTATGTAGGAGACAGTGTTATTTCTGAAGATGTTAATTTCGGTGCTGGTACTCTGGTAGCGAATTTACGTTTTGACGAATCAGAAGTTAAGGTTTATGTTAAAGGTGAGAGAGTATCTTCTGGAAGAAGAAAATTAGGGACTTTCGTAGGAGCTCATGTTAGAACTGGGATAAACGTGTCCATTTTACCAGGAGTTAAGATAGGGGCATATGCTAGAATTTATCCTAGCGCTGTTGTAAATAGAGACGTTAAAAAGGGAGAATTCTTTAAAGGTTAA
- a CDS encoding redox-regulated ATPase YchF: protein MITVGLIGKTNVGKSTFFSAATLVDVEIANRPFVTIEPNVGMAYVKTLCVHNEFKVKCNPKNSICIEDYRFIPIKLVDVAGLIPGAHEGRGLGNKFLDDLRKADVLIHVIDASGSTNEEGVTVESGSRDPEEDIKFVEDEINEWFISIIKKDWEKFARISDLGNKDQIDALLGKLSGLSVNREEIIQSLKESKLENIKFMQWNEEDIRKFGITLRQVSKPIIIAANKDDIQVARKNIDRLKEKYKFIVPTSAEAELALRKAAKNGLIDYIPGEKEFKIKSIGLPEKQRKALDYIKTNVLDVYGNTGVQQAINEAVFGALNMITVFPVEDERKLTDRNGNVLPDAILIKKGSTPKELAAAIHSDLAKGFLYAIDARKKIRVGENYQLQDRDVIKIVSSLAHG from the coding sequence ATGATTACAGTAGGACTTATAGGAAAGACAAATGTTGGCAAAAGTACTTTCTTCTCTGCAGCTACATTAGTAGATGTAGAAATAGCTAATCGACCTTTCGTTACCATAGAACCAAATGTAGGAATGGCATACGTTAAAACCTTATGTGTACATAATGAGTTTAAAGTTAAATGTAACCCTAAGAACTCAATTTGTATAGAAGATTATAGATTTATCCCAATAAAACTAGTGGACGTAGCAGGATTAATACCTGGAGCCCATGAGGGAAGAGGATTAGGAAATAAATTTTTAGACGACTTAAGAAAAGCCGACGTTTTAATTCACGTAATAGACGCTAGCGGTTCTACCAACGAAGAAGGAGTAACAGTAGAATCAGGTAGTAGAGACCCGGAAGAAGACATAAAATTTGTTGAGGACGAAATAAATGAGTGGTTTATCTCGATTATAAAGAAAGATTGGGAAAAATTTGCAAGAATAAGCGATTTAGGAAATAAAGATCAAATAGATGCTTTACTTGGTAAGCTATCTGGCCTATCTGTAAATAGAGAAGAGATAATTCAAAGTTTAAAAGAGAGCAAGTTAGAAAATATAAAATTCATGCAATGGAACGAAGAAGATATAAGAAAGTTCGGAATCACTTTAAGACAAGTCTCAAAACCTATCATTATAGCAGCAAATAAAGATGATATTCAAGTAGCTAGGAAAAATATAGATAGATTAAAGGAGAAATACAAATTCATTGTTCCGACCAGTGCAGAGGCCGAATTAGCATTAAGAAAAGCTGCAAAAAATGGTTTAATAGATTACATTCCGGGAGAAAAGGAGTTCAAAATAAAATCTATCGGCCTACCAGAGAAACAACGCAAGGCATTAGATTATATAAAAACTAACGTCTTGGATGTATATGGAAATACCGGAGTTCAGCAAGCTATAAATGAGGCTGTATTTGGAGCTTTAAATATGATTACAGTCTTTCCTGTTGAAGACGAAAGAAAACTAACAGATAGAAATGGTAATGTATTACCAGATGCCATTTTAATTAAAAAAGGATCTACACCGAAGGAATTAGCAGCTGCAATACATAGTGATTTAGCTAAAGGATTTTTATATGCTATAGATGCTAGAAAGAAAATCAGAGTAGGGGAAAATTACCAATTACAAGATAGAGATGTAATAAAGATTGTATCAAGTCTAGCCCATGGTTAA
- a CDS encoding 50S ribosomal protein L15e gives MALSMYHYLAKTWQDEDWKKEVLRKRMVEWRNEENTVVRIDKPSRLDRARAIGYKAKQGFVVVRARVKKGGLNKLRPNKGRRQKRMGVYGFSPSKGYMWIAEEKAAKRYPNLEVLGSYFVGDDGLYKYYEIILVDPAHPVIKSDPSLKWLQDPANRGRVFRGLTVAGKKARGLLKSRGLKYTIRHKFVKKQKEREAKKRHEANKYYRLQNYDKIPGKE, from the coding sequence ATGGCATTATCCATGTATCATTATTTGGCAAAAACCTGGCAAGACGAGGATTGGAAGAAAGAAGTGTTAAGGAAGAGAATGGTAGAATGGAGAAATGAGGAAAATACTGTAGTGAGAATAGATAAGCCTAGTAGGTTAGATAGAGCAAGAGCCATTGGCTATAAGGCGAAGCAAGGTTTTGTGGTTGTTAGGGCGAGAGTTAAGAAAGGCGGGCTAAATAAACTTAGGCCTAATAAAGGTAGAAGACAGAAAAGAATGGGCGTGTACGGATTCTCACCTTCAAAGGGTTATATGTGGATAGCTGAGGAGAAGGCCGCTAAGAGATATCCAAATTTAGAAGTATTAGGAAGTTATTTTGTAGGAGATGATGGTCTTTATAAATACTATGAGATAATACTAGTAGATCCAGCACATCCAGTTATAAAGAGTGATCCGAGCTTAAAGTGGTTACAAGACCCTGCTAATAGAGGAAGAGTATTCAGAGGATTAACTGTAGCAGGCAAGAAGGCCAGAGGATTGTTAAAGAGTAGAGGGTTGAAGTACACTATAAGGCACAAGTTCGTGAAGAAGCAAAAAGAGAGAGAAGCTAAGAAGAGACACGAGGCCAATAAGTATTATAGACTACAAAATTATGATAAAATACCTGGTAAGGAATGA
- a CDS encoding RNA-binding domain-containing protein has translation MKVTSVSFQIFSHETEDINKIKNALNSFLQDFLKYANISESSTEGHYGDKIILIKYDFQGKISEKIVDYLFSKLDKADLLYLVSTIDSRLDKSKIHIRIDKQKFIAEGKLYLRDGDDIIKIIISSAGGSKRVKEELNKIANRAMHTQLQG, from the coding sequence ATGAAAGTTACTAGTGTTTCTTTTCAAATATTTTCGCATGAAACAGAGGATATCAATAAAATTAAAAACGCTTTGAATTCTTTTCTTCAAGATTTTTTAAAGTATGCTAATATCTCGGAGAGTTCTACTGAAGGTCATTACGGAGATAAAATTATTTTAATAAAATATGATTTTCAAGGTAAAATCTCAGAAAAAATTGTAGATTATTTGTTTTCCAAATTAGATAAGGCAGATCTACTTTACTTAGTTTCAACAATAGATTCTAGACTTGATAAGAGTAAGATACATATAAGGATTGATAAGCAAAAGTTCATAGCCGAAGGCAAGCTTTATCTTAGAGACGGCGATGATATTATAAAGATAATAATAAGTTCTGCAGGAGGTTCGAAAAGAGTAAAGGAGGAATTGAATAAAATTGCCAATAGAGCCATGCATACTCAATTACAAGGTTAA
- a CDS encoding RNase P subunit p30, with protein sequence MPIEPCILNYKVKHFLKRAGYDNAFIEGKPVDNADISRVTIISRDKDSLFNNIKLYKKSKLIFCKPMTEEILRICITYNKVNAITVDNTNFRLFRRKATLNLIRFHDKVVEVVLPHSSSYVIYKFVIWGYRWIRNILFSSCAKDFNEIWNPLSKINYLILHGADYEMATYWIFKSPQVLLNNVRSNYN encoded by the coding sequence TTGCCAATAGAGCCATGCATACTCAATTACAAGGTTAAACATTTCCTAAAAAGAGCAGGATATGATAACGCGTTCATAGAAGGTAAACCTGTTGATAATGCAGACATCTCTAGAGTTACTATAATTTCGAGAGATAAAGATTCTCTTTTCAATAATATTAAACTTTATAAGAAAAGCAAATTAATATTTTGTAAGCCCATGACAGAAGAAATTTTAAGAATATGTATAACATATAATAAGGTCAACGCTATAACGGTAGATAATACAAATTTTCGTCTGTTTAGGAGGAAAGCAACACTTAACTTAATAAGGTTTCATGATAAGGTTGTGGAAGTCGTTTTACCTCATTCTTCATCATATGTTATATATAAATTCGTAATATGGGGATATAGATGGATTAGGAATATTTTATTTTCGTCATGTGCAAAAGATTTTAATGAGATTTGGAATCCTTTATCAAAAATTAATTACCTTATATTGCACGGTGCTGATTACGAAATGGCAACTTATTGGATTTTTAAATCTCCTCAGGTGCTTTTGAACAATGTACGCTCAAATTATAATTGA
- a CDS encoding Rpp14/Pop5 family protein, which yields MYAQIIIDLLIIIWLIILTYLVLRKGNLYINKIKNKRDTKAKRYVVFYVVNEDQKINAKELEDAVRFAVKELLGSMWLEISNPRVIIYLSETNEGIISTNRAGYKVVIASLPLVSTIDGKKILIVPKRTTGSLKKAKRLIGIR from the coding sequence ATGTACGCTCAAATTATAATTGATCTATTAATAATTATATGGTTAATAATTTTAACATATTTAGTTCTTAGAAAAGGGAATTTATATATTAATAAGATAAAAAATAAGAGAGATACTAAAGCTAAAAGATATGTAGTTTTTTACGTGGTTAATGAAGATCAAAAAATCAATGCTAAAGAGTTGGAAGATGCAGTAAGATTTGCAGTTAAAGAACTACTTGGAAGTATGTGGCTAGAAATTTCTAATCCGAGAGTTATTATATATTTAAGTGAAACTAATGAAGGGATAATTTCTACTAATAGAGCTGGATATAAAGTAGTTATAGCGTCTTTGCCTTTGGTTAGCACAATAGATGGCAAGAAGATACTGATAGTTCCTAAGAGAACTACAGGAAGTTTAAAAAAGGCTAAAAGATTAATTGGTATTAGATGA